The following coding sequences lie in one Haematobia irritans isolate KBUSLIRL chromosome 3, ASM5000362v1, whole genome shotgun sequence genomic window:
- the LOC142231240 gene encoding tRNA N(3)-methylcytidine methyltransferase Mettl2-like, with product MHTIFMQYILRRPKTTRMQDLELTRHRKKPAGGGRELLLKSEVFNFNAWDNVEWDDEQEQQALEAVQKNSTMKMADEDKIKFKSDADKFWDSFYGVHQNRFFKDHHWLFSEFAELAPNKEIQESRNIFELGCGVGNTILPILKYSNEPNLKIFGCDFSAKAIDNFKGHPEFDSKRCKVFVMDATAETWDVPFQPESQDIIVLIFVLSAIEPAKMKRVAENCFRYLKPGGLVLFRDYGRYDLAQLRFKSGKCIEDNLYVRGDGTMVYFFTQEEVHKLFVDVGFVEEQNVIDRRLQVNRGRMLKMYRVWIQTKYRKPLVGDS from the coding sequence ATGCACACTATTTTCATGCAATACATTCTTCGCAGACCAAAGACGACTCGTATGCAAGACTTGGAGTTGACACGGCATAGAAAGAAACCTGCTGGAGGTGGAAGAGAGTTATTACTTAAATctgaagtttttaattttaatgcttGGGACAATGTGGAGTGGGATGACGAGCAAGAGCAACAAGCTTTGGAGGCAGTTCAGAAGAATTCAACCATGAAAATGGCAGAtgaagataaaataaaattcaaaagtgACGCTGACAAATTTTGGGATTCGTTTTATGGTGTTCATCAGAATAGGTTTTTCAAAGATCATCACTGGTTATTTAGTGAATTCGCAGAGTTAGCCCCAAATAAGGAAATACAAGAAAGCAGAAATATATTCGAACTTGGATGTGGTGTTGGCAACACGATATTACCTATACTGAAATACAGTAACGAACCAAACTTGAAGATATTTGGCTGTGATTTTTCCGCCAAAGCAATTGATAATTTTAAAGGTCACCCAGAGTTTGATTCCAAAAGATGTAAAGTTTTTGTAATGGATGCTACAGCTGAAACATGGGATGTACCCTTTCAACCAGAGTCACAAGATATAATTGTCTTGATTTTCGTACTATCTGCCATTGAACCAGCCAAAATGAAAAGAGTTGCTGAAAATTGTTTTAGGTATCTGAAGCCTGGTGGCTTGGTACTGTTCCGAGATTATGGCCGATATGACTTGGCTCAGTTGCGATTTAAGAGTGGTAAATGTATAGAAGATAATTTATATGTTCGTGGTGACGGAACTATGGTGTACTTCTTCACTCAAGAAGAGGTACACAAGTTGTTTGTGGACGTTGGATTTGTGGAGGAACAAAATGTCATAGACAGGCGCTTGCAAGTAAACCGAGGACGTATGTTGAAAATGTATCGTGTTTGGATACAAACAAAATACCGCAAGCCCCTGGTAGGAGATAGCtag